DNA sequence from the Vicia villosa cultivar HV-30 ecotype Madison, WI linkage group LG3, Vvil1.0, whole genome shotgun sequence genome:
TCACCAAACACCAATATTTtctcctattttattttaataattaaaaataactattaaattatttatctCTAATTATTTTCCTCCACTTAATTTCATTGTTAAAAAGAAATaactattaaatataattatttctaCTAATTGAATCATTCTACTAACTCAACGATATTCTCACTACACCCAATGACCCAACCACAAACCTCATACACATATAAAATTatcatttatgtaattaaaactcATACTACacactaaataataaaataaaacgcaaataatttgattaaataaattgATCAAATTTCGGGGTGTTATagtgttgattttaaaaaatcacaATGTAGATTATAAAATTCACTTTTTGAAAAATGATGACAAAATAAATTTATGTGTTTGAGATTAAGAAAAAAATAGATGAAAAGGTTAGTTAGATTcgaataaagaatatttaatgatttgagtcaaatgagcaagtgaAGTGGAATAAGAAAACATAAAGGTTTTGAACCATTTCTCTTGTGATTTGAATCAAGCGCAAAGTCTGATTCGAGTCAGAAGGCTCGTGATTCGAATAAAGTGTAATGTCTTATTCTAGTCAATTTGGACAAAGCCAAATAGAGAAATGTGAACATTTGACTAATTTTAGTCAGGTGTAAAGTCTAATTCGAATCAAATGAAGCATAGGTGACCCAGATCTCTCTGATTCCAATCAGGTGCGActtgtgattcaagtcacaagGCTGCCTAATTCGAATCAAGTTAAAACACTGATTCGAGTCAgaggttttgaaaaagtttttgttTGCCTCTTTTCAATTTGACTCTACTCATAATTTATACATAATTCGATCCATGCacacaaaatctcaatttttcctaaTTTCAAAATACATCAAGATTTTTTTTCCACCTAACTTGAACCAATAACACGCATATGGTTATTGCTCTACTCACTTATGCAATTGACTAAAAAAATCATGATTAAGCTCAAATATAACAATTGACTTATACATGCTAAAAATGAGTTGATTCAAACTTGATTTAGAGATGTGCAATTATGAAGGAGattcaataaataataaacaCAACACAAAAGCGATAAAACAAGCAACAAAATCGTATCGAGGTTCTTCCCCTGAATGTATTAGGAACATACAACTTCATCCTCTAAGCACACATTCCACAATTGTTAGAAGAATTATAAGATATCTAAGTGACAAAGTCAACTATGGCCTGATCACCTTTCTTCCTTTTAATACTCGTAACAAATTCTCCTGACTGAATTATGCATTTCTTTCTTCCCTCAGCATTTTATTTTGTGACAATCTAAGTGATGTTGATCTCTCACATAATCCAATCCTGCATACTCACACAAAGTCCATTGAGCCAAACATTCACTTTGTAAGTCCTCCAATAAACTAGTAGTCCAACATGTCTCAGCTTCAATTCGGATTGCAGATACTCTTATCAAGCTTCTAGGCTTTGCAGCATTTTGTGACCTTAAAATCAAGCTCACAGTTAGTTTGCAAACCACCTTAAGCTTGAGGGACACTATTACAAATAGCCTTAGATTTCTGATTAGGATAGGTTTAACAAAATGCAAATGCCAATAAAAGATTTAATTTGAAGTCAGGGGTTATTAGTTTGTGTCGCAACAAGGGGCACCATTTGTACATCACATTTCGGTTTCTTGAAATGTGAACTAAAACCATACTCCGTATGAGACAATTCAATGATAATCCATTCTCTCCAATATTCCTCCAATTTGTGGTTCACAATGCTGCTTTTTAGGTGTTCGATGAAATGTGACAGTTGAATGAATCACAATTCTTCACGTGTTTTTGTAAGTATACTTTGTAACATTATTTGTTCTCTTCAATTTAATTGTGATTTTGGTATCTGTTCATTGTAATTATGAAttatcatgtttataacttctgTCAAATAAGATATGTTTGATACATGATATGATGAAATTACATTTATGTTCTATGAAATAGAAATCAAAATAAAGAGTAGAAGTTTATAAAAAGGGTGATTGAAATTCTGCTAATTTAGGTGATTATAAGAGTGGAGTACAAGAAAGAATGAAAGATGTCAAGCATGGCTCACTTATTTCTACTGACAAAAAGTATCTTTTCGGCATTATATGCTAAAAGGTATCAATTTCTTGTGAAACTCATGTGACATTCAAAGGATGATAAACAGAAGGTAACAAAAAAAGATCGTCTTTTCTTCTCACAGTGAGTCCAAATTGCTCAGTCATGTCCAATTCTTCACCTTTGTTTCCACTGGGAAGCTTCCAGTCAAAATGATACAACAACATTGCAAGGGTAAGGTCAACATTTCTCAAACCAAATGTGATCCCCGGGCATATTCTTCTTCCGGCACCAAAAGGAATGTACTCAAAATTACTCCCTTTATAGTCAATAGCGCTGTCAATGAATCTCTCTGGATAAAACCTTTCTGGCTCAGTCCAGTAGTTTTGATCTCTTGCAATAGCCCAAGCATTGATTATCACCTTAGTCTTAATCGGTATGTGAAACCCGTTTATCTCACAGGCATCACCACATTCTCTTGGTAGCAAAAGAGGTGCTGGAGGGTGTAGCCTTAATGTTTCTTTCACTACTGATTTCAAATAGTTGAGTTCATTGAGGCAATTTTCATCAACCCTTCCTTTCATTTTGAAAACCTCTCTTAGCTCAGCTTGTGCTTTCTTCATTATTCTTGGATCCCTTATCATTTCTGCCATTGCCCAATCTATGGTGCTTGCTGATGTCTCGCCTCCAGCACCAAAAACATCCTGAAAAGTAGCTATCAATTAGGAAATATTTCAAAGCTACAAAGATTTCATATGGAAATATATGATGTCAGCATGTTTTAAATATTCACTTACTAGGATTATAGCCTTGATGTTGTTTTTTGTTAAGGAAAAATCCTTGTTGCTACCATCCTCGTATTTTAAAAGAACGTCTATCAGATCTTCTTCTACATCATCACCTTGATCGCCTTTCGATTTTCTGTACTTTTCCCCTTTATGCTCATTGATAATGTTTTCAAATATCTGATCAGTTTGTCGATGAAACCTCTCAAGCTTAGGCCTCAAACCAGTAACAAGTTGTATCCATTTAGCAGAAGGAAACAAATCTCCCAAGTCAAAACCTCCTGCAACCTTGATTGATTGTTTTGCCACAGATATAAATTCTTCTTGCTCTTTGCATTTATCGCCAAAGGCGGCCCTCGAAACAATAGTGTATATTGAAGAAATTACAGCTTCAGTTAGATTGATTGGTAATCCATTCTCTGAAGCAATCCATTTGACAAGATCGGAAAGCACGTCATCTCTAATTGATTGATACGAGTTTACTCGTTTTAGGCTTAAAAGTTCCGATGTGCATATTTTTCGTAACTGTCTCCAGTAACTACCATAAGGAGCAAAAGCTATATTTGTAGAATTGTAAGACATTATTTCTGTAGCAAGGATTTGAGGCCTTGTTGCAAAGTTAATATCATGGGTTTTCATCACCTCTTTGGCAAACTCCGGCGATGAAATGACAATAGTAGAAACCTCTCCAAGTTGAAGATGCATCACAGGTCCGTATTTGTCGGCCAAATCTCTTAATCTTCGATGTGGTGTAGATCTTAACAGATTGTGTATATTTCCTATGATCGGTAGTTTTCTAGGTCCTCGCGGTAAGTTATGAATCGAATAGTTTTTCTTTGTTATCTTTTGTACTATAAGGACTAAGAGAACAAAGGAGAAAAGATATGCAGAGTAGAGGACTAGTAGAGCCATGGCAAATATTAACCATATCTTTCTACCTAGTGTCTATATATATTCAGCATATACATTATTGAGCATATAGTCTCCTTAtgcattttttgttttgttctatCATCTGTCATTATCTTCGATTTGTCATATGTTTGATATGATTTCTTTTCATGTTTGGCTTTTTCTCCAAAATGGATCTATAGCTACTATTTATACGGTTGAATCTGACCTATTAATACAAATATAAAGGTTCCGTTGAGATCAATGAAATCGTTGTCTTGTCTAAAGAGAGGAGTTTGAAAATGATGACTTTGTCAATCCTTTCTATCTACATCCACATGACAATCCAATATTGATTCTTGATCTtcttttaaacaacaaaaatcatcACATTTGGGCTCCATCAAAGCAAGTCACATTGACttcgaaaaacaaaaacaaattcaTCAATGACCCTTTCTTAAATCCCCATGCTTCAGTCCTTTTGTTCACGTACATATGCTATATAATGGTTGTCGCATGAATTCAACGATCTATTTTAGGACCAATTGTAAAATTGGTGTAATGGATTAATATCTTTTGCATATCAAATGTTCAAGAGGAACTTTATCGTTTTGTCCAAAGTATTCTTAGTGTCTCTGATTACTTCACTCAATTGAAAGTCTATTGAGATAAATTGGAAAACTATCGACCTGTTCCATTATGCAAATGCTCAATTTCTTGTACTTGTGGTGCAATTGATTCGGTCAAAATAGAATTATGTAATTAGGTTTTTGAATGCGCTAACATTATTATTTCTCGCATTCCAAATTCTAAATCATGACGATGAACCCCTTTCCTGATATTGAGAAGACTTTTTTGGTTAGTGATTTAATAAGAACGTGAAATGACTAGTAACACTGAATCATCTAAAACTGAAACTGCATTGCTAGTTAATTCTTATTGAGGTAATTCCAATTTTAATTACAATGGTAAAGGaggacaatataataaagtgaAAAGGGACATGTTGTCATAACTGTGTGTCGACACATTGTGgactgtgagattttggatcgaactctagtatggccgaagggtagcttcttggttcgacagggttaagcatgaagtcgaaggttgttcacatgcttgtgtcgaagatgctagggttgttagcatgttaaattaggttttagtgtttaaaccctaatttgttaagttagcttgtttattaagttgacttgtgtaatgggccttgtggaaaaagcccattagttagtatgttaggttttattataaatagcatactagtctctcatcattgctaagctgcaaatcctaatttagggtgagagaggttatttgttattcttgtaaacttgtaatcttgttttaagagaaagtgaaagaatagcagttataaccaattcttgtgttcttatccctaattccctattatactttgttattggtatcgtttttcacaacaaattggtgcggtgagcgtggagaagatgccgtcaacaaagtatgagattgaaaaattcaccggagtgaatgatttcggtctgtggcgcttgaagatgaaagccctactggttcagctgggttgtttggaagcgttgaagggagaggcagccatgaatgctgcattaacggcagcgg
Encoded proteins:
- the LOC131656524 gene encoding cytochrome P450 71D9-like — translated: MALLVLYSAYLFSFVLLVLIVQKITKKNYSIHNLPRGPRKLPIIGNIHNLLRSTPHRRLRDLADKYGPVMHLQLGEVSTIVISSPEFAKEVMKTHDINFATRPQILATEIMSYNSTNIAFAPYGSYWRQLRKICTSELLSLKRVNSYQSIRDDVLSDLVKWIASENGLPINLTEAVISSIYTIVSRAAFGDKCKEQEEFISVAKQSIKVAGGFDLGDLFPSAKWIQLVTGLRPKLERFHRQTDQIFENIINEHKGEKYRKSKGDQGDDVEEDLIDVLLKYEDGSNKDFSLTKNNIKAIILDVFGAGGETSASTIDWAMAEMIRDPRIMKKAQAELREVFKMKGRVDENCLNELNYLKSVVKETLRLHPPAPLLLPRECGDACEINGFHIPIKTKVIINAWAIARDQNYWTEPERFYPERFIDSAIDYKGSNFEYIPFGAGRRICPGITFGLRNVDLTLAMLLYHFDWKLPSGNKGEELDMTEQFGLTVRRKDDLFLLPSVYHPLNVT